From a region of the Leptospira venezuelensis genome:
- a CDS encoding TetR family transcriptional regulator, whose amino-acid sequence MDKKRARRPEEKEIRKQSIVAALRGLLVKQKHPLPSTQEIAEAAGVTKGVIYFYFKTREEIFLTLHLQETESFFKEMADLLQGPEYSLAKLKEKIISQFSENEIFMFVGLIIPGILESNVDQNFLYEFKKNTSDGMDELARIWLSRETGLTIANARKFILRFYFLGLMLWQHHNPPKEVKEAFLNKNLWLLEGELNQTLSESFDWLWKGMNY is encoded by the coding sequence GTGGATAAAAAAAGAGCCAGAAGGCCAGAAGAAAAGGAAATCCGCAAGCAGTCAATTGTGGCTGCCTTGCGGGGACTTCTCGTAAAACAAAAACATCCCCTTCCTAGCACCCAAGAGATTGCGGAAGCTGCAGGAGTCACCAAGGGTGTGATCTACTTTTATTTCAAGACCAGAGAAGAAATTTTCCTTACACTTCATTTACAAGAAACCGAATCCTTTTTTAAGGAAATGGCAGATTTGCTACAAGGGCCTGAATATTCTTTGGCTAAACTGAAGGAAAAGATCATTAGTCAGTTTTCTGAAAACGAGATCTTCATGTTCGTTGGCCTAATCATTCCCGGAATTTTAGAAAGTAATGTAGATCAAAATTTTTTGTACGAATTCAAAAAGAATACTTCCGACGGAATGGATGAACTGGCGAGGATTTGGCTCTCCAGAGAAACCGGACTAACAATCGCAAACGCCAGAAAATTTATATTACGCTTTTATTTTTTAGGTCTGATGCTTTGGCAACACCATAACCCTCCCAAAGAAGTTAAGGAAGCATTCTTAAACAAAAATCTTTGGCTTTTAGAAGGAGAATTGAACCAGACACTTTCCGAATCCTTCGATTGGCTTTGGAAAGGAATGAACTATTAA
- a CDS encoding esterase/lipase family protein, producing the protein MIHFQKRIRVLLFSTVFLLECGTTYSTFSYSKYEQIRAVRENAISSENLSLITTRFLKSNDLYKRYQEAPRVVIYDLDNRLMALKTRELAYYLSELCYHVGSELDLEDPMFARMFASSLVYSYTYLFDKKAIPAADPFSMEFRFALETYNRSLAQLVRFAKRNRKLANLTDLNLPLIRGTLSMTRAEVETAWTPKNFLEVEVAYDYKNAGFSNQISKFGIGTPLILIRKHPEKEPVERRKYEFVAGVGQAYPGTALLTLEESYLENRNLTLKSVIHLYDPVHRDRVQFSGLDLPMESDTTTPLAYMLSGAEKRDDFFAKFDGEVGLERKGLYLVYPYRKGKIPVVFVHGLASSPFIWFPMINELLADPKIKDNYQFWVYWYPTGNPITISAADFRDTLRDLRKTYDPKGEDFSFDKMMIVGHSMGGLISKLMVTKSKKEDWMKVANVSPEKFELLNSESKEEVKRVFDFKPLPFVKRVVFIATPHKGSNLAEGFLASIARILFVLPKGALHNIGKAYKFLTSDSEEESILPETYGVDGLSPNSLFMKVTGELKPEIPFHSIIGNSRFRDLEWINDSVVSYDSSHLDGAESELLIDSDHSVQDHMPTILEIKRILWEHSGISKR; encoded by the coding sequence GTGATCCATTTCCAAAAAAGAATTAGGGTTCTTTTATTCTCGACCGTATTCTTGCTCGAATGCGGGACAACTTATTCCACGTTCTCATATTCCAAATACGAACAGATCCGTGCTGTCCGCGAGAATGCGATTTCTTCCGAAAATTTAAGTCTGATTACCACCAGGTTTTTAAAAAGTAACGATCTATACAAAAGATACCAAGAGGCTCCGAGAGTAGTTATTTACGATCTAGATAATAGATTGATGGCCTTAAAAACAAGAGAGCTTGCCTATTATTTATCAGAGTTATGTTATCATGTAGGTTCTGAGCTGGACCTGGAGGATCCAATGTTCGCAAGAATGTTTGCTTCTTCTTTAGTATATTCATATACTTATTTATTTGATAAGAAGGCAATTCCAGCTGCGGATCCATTCTCCATGGAATTCAGATTTGCTCTCGAAACGTATAATAGATCGCTCGCTCAATTGGTTCGGTTTGCCAAAAGAAATCGAAAACTTGCTAATTTAACAGATCTAAATCTTCCACTCATAAGAGGTACACTCTCTATGACCAGGGCGGAGGTAGAAACAGCTTGGACGCCGAAAAATTTTCTGGAAGTGGAAGTGGCTTACGATTATAAAAACGCAGGCTTCTCCAACCAGATTAGCAAATTCGGCATAGGTACACCTCTTATACTCATCCGAAAACATCCAGAAAAAGAACCAGTCGAAAGAAGAAAATATGAATTCGTAGCTGGAGTAGGCCAAGCATATCCTGGAACAGCATTACTCACCTTAGAGGAATCTTATTTAGAAAATCGTAATTTAACTTTAAAATCAGTTATCCATCTATACGATCCGGTGCATAGAGATAGAGTCCAATTTTCCGGATTGGATCTTCCAATGGAAAGTGATACAACCACTCCACTTGCATATATGTTATCAGGAGCAGAGAAGAGAGATGATTTTTTTGCGAAGTTTGACGGAGAAGTGGGGTTAGAAAGAAAAGGGCTCTATTTGGTGTATCCTTACAGAAAAGGAAAGATACCGGTTGTGTTTGTGCATGGACTTGCCTCTTCTCCTTTTATTTGGTTTCCTATGATCAACGAACTTTTGGCGGATCCAAAGATCAAGGACAACTACCAATTCTGGGTTTACTGGTACCCAACAGGAAATCCGATCACAATTTCGGCTGCGGATTTTAGGGACACACTCAGAGACTTACGAAAAACGTATGATCCTAAAGGAGAAGATTTTTCCTTCGATAAGATGATGATTGTAGGCCATAGTATGGGTGGGCTTATTTCCAAACTTATGGTTACCAAAAGTAAAAAAGAAGATTGGATGAAAGTTGCAAATGTTTCCCCTGAAAAATTCGAACTGCTTAATTCGGAATCCAAAGAAGAAGTAAAAAGAGTATTCGATTTTAAACCTTTACCGTTTGTGAAGAGAGTAGTGTTTATAGCAACACCACATAAAGGTTCTAATCTCGCAGAAGGATTTTTGGCTTCTATCGCAAGGATCTTATTTGTACTACCTAAAGGTGCTCTTCATAATATTGGAAAAGCATACAAATTTCTTACCTCTGATTCAGAAGAAGAATCTATTCTTCCGGAAACATATGGAGTAGATGGGCTTTCTCCAAATAGTTTATTCATGAAAGTGACAGGAGAATTGAAACCTGAGATTCCATTTCATTCTATCATAGGGAATTCTAGATTTAGAGATCTGGAATGGATCAATGATTCGGTAGTTTCTTATGATAGTTCTCATTTGGATGGAGCAGAGTCCGAACTACTGATAGATTCGGATCATTCTGTCCAAGATCATATGCCTACCATTCTTGAAATCAAAAGAATTCTCTGGGAACATTCTGGAATTTCCAAAAGATAG